In Thunnus thynnus chromosome 4, fThuThy2.1, whole genome shotgun sequence, a genomic segment contains:
- the ccndbp1 gene encoding cyclin-D1-binding protein 1 homolog has product MSADNSGGNVSVPLRNLLNSVQCVKDRVRDGESNESDGAFNLSNFWDTLNQAVKAVSQEATKLSLAFSKPPLPSQQDGEKLTESIMKSVLTLSTVYYWLPKSQGVSLRRQVRDATVEVLEGVAQLVEVILSTPLQSLTQEQLTSTGGVWSACDQFAQLPQDNKAAVLVVLSDQIGVVKDAIEEIEQALSEPQDPFNDILDDDEEGDEPRGNQDTYWSEKDRQVIGPCQGLMKASAACLRKLTSAVKANGDVTTPQNLAQLDDLADISKDISPGVDDLALCLYPPMDYSGVENNVSKLAALLKKVLEIIRSSHVCGESELTWVQFLEGAVEHNLQKAKNLIHQDS; this is encoded by the exons ATGAGTGCCGATAACAGTGGAGGAAATGTGTCTGTGCCTTTACGAAACCTGCTGAACTCCGTCCAGTGTGTCAAAGACCGAGTCAGAG ATGGAGAGTCCAACGAGTCAGACGGAGCGTTCAACCTCTCCAACTTCTGGGACACTCTGA ACCAGGCAGTGAAGGCAGTGTCCCAGGAAGCCACGAAACTCAGCCTGGCCTTCTCCAAACCCCCGCTGCCATCACAACAG GATGGAGAGAAGTTGACAGAGTCTATCATGAAGAGCGTCCTGACTCTTTCTACAGTGTATTACTGGCTACCAAAGAGCCAAG GTGTCAGTCTGCGGCGACAGGTCAGAGACGCCACAGTCGAGGTTCTGGAGGGAGTCGCACAGCTGGTGGAGGTCATACTGAGCACACCGCTACAGag TCTGACACAGGAGCAGTTGACATCAACAGGAGGTGTGTGGTCAGCCTGCGACCAGTTCGCCCAGTTGCCACAAG ATAATAAGGCAGCAGTGCTGGTGGTTCTGTCTGATCAGATCGGAGTTGTGAAGGACGCGATAGAGGAAATtgaacag GCGTTATCTGAGCCTCAGGACCCGTTCAACGACATCCTCGACGATGACGAGGAAGGTGACGAGCCTCGAGGCAACCAGGACACATATTGGTCGGAGAAGGACCGGCAGGTGATCGGTCCGTGCCAGGGGCTGATGAAGGCGTCGGCGGCGTGTCTGAGGAAACTGACGTCGGCCGTCAAAGCTAACGGTGACGTCACCACTCCTCAGAACCTGGCCCAGCTGGACGACCTGGCTGACATCAGCAAGGACATCAGTCctgg TGTTGATGATCTGGCTCTCTGTCTCTACCCGCCTATGGACTACAGTGGAGTAGAGAACAAC gtgTCTAAATTGGCAGCACTGTTAAAGAAAGTTCTAGAGATCATCAG GTCCAGTCACGTGTGCGGGGAATCAGAGCTGACCTGGGTTCAGTTCTTAGAAGGAGCCGTGGAACACAACCTGCAAAAAGCCAAAAACCTTATTCACCAGGAcagctag